One region of Triticum aestivum cultivar Chinese Spring chromosome 6B, IWGSC CS RefSeq v2.1, whole genome shotgun sequence genomic DNA includes:
- the LOC123137204 gene encoding NADPH-dependent pterin aldehyde reductase → MPAGPKNGGGGAAAARAAAAGPRTVLITGVSRGLGRALALELARRGHAVVGCGRSADPIRSLEAEMGSSCRHFLTVADVRSDSSMGELAKAVVERKQIPDIIVNNAGTINKNNKTWNVPAEEFDTVVDTNIKGTANVLRHFVPLMIQKKHGMIINLSSGWGRSAAAEVAPYCASKWAIEGLTRSLAKELPPGLAAIALSPGVVNTDMLTSCFGSSAALYQSTEQWAPKAATMILSLSLEDNGASLTV, encoded by the exons atGCCGGCGGGGCCTAAGaacggcgggggcggcgcggcagCCGCGCGAGCGGCGGCTGCGGGGCCGAGGACGGTGCTCATCACGGGGGTCAGCCGGGGGCTGGGCCGAGCTTTAGCTCTGGAGCTCGCGCGCCGGGGGCACGCCGTCGTCGGCTGCGGCCGCTCCGCCGATCCCATCCGCTCCCTCGAGGCCGAGATGGGTTCCTCGTGTCGCCACTTTCTCACCGTCGCCGACGTC AGGTCTGACAGCAGCATGGGTGAACTGGCAAAGGCTGTTGTGGAAAGGAAGCAAATTCCTGATATCATAG TAAACAATGCTGGTACAATAAACAAGAATAACAAAACGTGGAATGTTCCAGCAGAAGAATTTGATACGGTGGTTGATACAAATATTAAAGGAACAGCAAATGTACTTCGCCATTTTGTACCACTTATGATACAGAAGAAACATGGGATGATAATCAATTTATCCTCTGGTTGGGGAAGGTCTGCTGCTGCAGAG GTTGCTCcatattgtgcttcaaagtgggCTATCGAAGGTTTAACACGCTCATTAGCAAAGGAGTTGCCTCCTGGATTGGCAGCAATTGCTCTTAGCCCTGGTGTTGTGAATACCGATATGCTTACTTCATGCTTTGGAAGTTCAGCTGCGTTATACCAATCTACTGAGCAATG GGCACCCAAGGCAGCCACAATGATTCTAAGCCTTTCACTGGAAGATAATGGTGCCTCACTAACTGTATGA